Proteins from a genomic interval of Polaribacter sejongensis:
- the thiS gene encoding sulfur carrier protein ThiS: MITIKVNQENHQFSENLAVAQLIRFLEIKTNGIAVAINGSVVKKRDWSLRLLQNSDEVLIIKSTQGG; encoded by the coding sequence ATGATTACTATAAAAGTAAACCAAGAAAATCATCAATTTTCAGAAAATTTAGCGGTTGCACAATTAATTCGTTTTTTAGAAATAAAAACGAACGGAATTGCTGTTGCTATAAATGGCAGCGTCGTTAAAAAAAGAGATTGGTCTTTGCGGTTACTTCAAAATAGTGATGAAGTTTTAATTATTAAATCCACTCAAGGAGGTTAG
- a CDS encoding LETM1 domain-containing protein, translating into MTSIEEIKLLIYRNKLRLAQELRQSKEAVFLIKKATHSNLTPVEKEKIKIQLLDICKAIPALAVFLLPGGALLLPLLIKLIPDILPSAFQDDLPNDKTESS; encoded by the coding sequence ATGACCAGCATTGAAGAAATAAAATTATTAATTTATAGAAATAAGTTAAGGCTTGCTCAAGAATTAAGGCAAAGTAAAGAAGCTGTTTTCTTAATTAAAAAAGCTACACATTCTAATTTAACACCTGTAGAAAAGGAAAAAATTAAAATACAGTTATTAGATATATGCAAAGCTATACCTGCTTTGGCTGTATTTTTACTTCCTGGAGGTGCTTTGTTATTACCACTTTTAATCAAATTAATTCCAGATATTTTACCATCTGCATTTCAAGATGATTTGCCTAATGATAAAACAGAATCTTCTTAA
- a CDS encoding proline dehydrogenase family protein: MNIFDNTKIAFSLKTDSQLERAYFLFRMIQNEPMVRIGSAVTNFALKVHLPVEGLIRSTVFDHFCGGVTEEDCMPIIDNMYNNGNVHSVLDYSVEGQDQEVSFDGALEKILKIINFCEEKQSIPYAVFKPSGFGRFELYQKISEEKTLTQKEEEEWNRVEARFHKVCKVAIQKDVPLLIDAEESWMQKAADELIEELMETYNKEKAIVFNTLQMYKHDRMDYLKTLHAKAKEKDFYIGMKVVRGAYMEKERERAEEKGYASPICADKQATDINYDAAINYMMEQPKMALFAGTHNEDSSYLLMDLAKKHNIKENDNRLWFGQLFGMSDHISYNLANQGYNVAKYLPFGPVRDVMPYLIRRAEENTSVAGQTSRELNLLKTERKRRKL; encoded by the coding sequence ATGAATATTTTTGACAATACTAAAATTGCCTTTTCTTTAAAAACAGATTCTCAATTAGAAAGAGCTTATTTTTTGTTTAGAATGATACAGAACGAGCCGATGGTTAGAATTGGTAGTGCTGTTACAAATTTTGCATTAAAGGTACATTTGCCTGTAGAAGGCTTAATACGTTCTACTGTTTTCGATCATTTTTGTGGAGGCGTAACGGAAGAAGATTGCATGCCGATTATAGATAATATGTATAATAACGGAAATGTACATAGTGTATTAGATTATTCTGTTGAAGGGCAAGACCAAGAAGTTAGTTTTGATGGTGCTTTAGAAAAAATATTAAAAATTATTAATTTCTGTGAAGAAAAACAGTCCATTCCGTATGCGGTTTTTAAACCATCTGGATTTGGTCGTTTTGAATTGTATCAAAAAATATCCGAAGAAAAAACCTTAACTCAAAAAGAAGAAGAAGAATGGAATAGAGTAGAAGCTCGTTTTCATAAAGTTTGTAAAGTTGCCATTCAGAAAGATGTTCCTTTATTAATAGATGCAGAAGAAAGCTGGATGCAAAAAGCTGCAGACGAATTGATAGAAGAGTTAATGGAGACGTATAATAAAGAAAAAGCCATCGTTTTTAATACATTACAAATGTACAAACACGACAGGATGGACTATCTAAAAACATTGCATGCGAAAGCAAAAGAAAAAGATTTTTATATAGGAATGAAAGTTGTTAGAGGTGCTTATATGGAAAAAGAACGAGAAAGAGCAGAAGAAAAAGGCTATGCTTCTCCAATATGTGCAGACAAACAAGCTACAGATATCAATTATGATGCTGCTATTAATTACATGATGGAACAGCCTAAAATGGCTTTATTTGCAGGAACTCATAATGAAGATAGCTCTTATTTATTAATGGATTTAGCAAAAAAACATAACATTAAAGAAAATGATAACCGCTTATGGTTTGGACAATTATTTGGTATGAGTGATCATATTAGCTATAATTTAGCCAATCAAGGTTATAATGTGGCAAAATACTTACCTTTTGGACCTGTTAGAGACGTTATGCCTTACTTGATAAGAAGAGCAGAAGAAAACACCTCTGTAGCCGGACAAACAAGTAGGGAGTTAAATCTGTTAAAAACAGAAAGAAAGAGAAGAAAATTATAA
- the aroB gene encoding 3-dehydroquinate synthase: protein MKSIKAVTYPVHFQDKAYKELSNLITTNNYSTLFILVDENTMEHCYPKFIPNLETDKRIEVIEIESGEINKNLETCVGVWNVITELGGDRKSLIITLGGGVITDLGGFVASCFKRGIDFVNIPTTLLSMVDASVGGKTGVDLGVLKNQIGLFANPEMVIVDTEYLTTVTDREIKSGTAEILKYGITYDLKLFNEIKDNKELVISDLIHRSIEIKNEVVLQDPKEQSLRKILNFGHTLGHAIESFYLESEDKENLTHGEAIAIGMVCECFMSAKLLGFPTEKVNEVKEIVLSIYNRTTLLKEDFSAIMELLKHDKKNVNGQVNFVLLNDYQDYKIDCKVPEELIVESMEFYNK, encoded by the coding sequence ATGAAATCTATTAAAGCAGTAACATATCCTGTTCATTTTCAAGACAAAGCCTACAAAGAGCTTTCTAATTTAATTACAACGAATAACTATTCTACGCTCTTTATTTTGGTTGATGAGAATACAATGGAACATTGTTATCCTAAATTTATACCTAATTTAGAAACAGACAAACGCATTGAAGTTATAGAAATTGAGTCTGGAGAAATCAATAAAAACTTAGAAACCTGTGTTGGCGTTTGGAATGTAATTACAGAGTTAGGTGGAGATAGAAAAAGTTTAATTATTACTTTAGGTGGTGGTGTTATTACAGATTTAGGTGGTTTTGTTGCTTCGTGTTTTAAACGCGGAATTGACTTTGTAAATATTCCTACTACGTTATTATCTATGGTTGATGCTTCTGTTGGAGGAAAAACAGGTGTTGATTTAGGCGTACTAAAAAATCAGATTGGATTGTTTGCAAATCCAGAAATGGTAATTGTAGACACTGAGTATTTAACGACCGTTACAGACAGAGAAATTAAATCTGGAACTGCAGAAATACTTAAATATGGTATTACTTACGACCTTAAATTATTTAATGAAATAAAAGACAATAAAGAATTAGTTATAAGTGATTTAATACATCGATCTATAGAGATAAAAAACGAAGTTGTTTTACAAGATCCTAAAGAACAAAGCTTACGTAAAATTTTAAATTTTGGTCATACTTTAGGTCATGCTATTGAGTCTTTTTACCTAGAATCTGAAGACAAAGAAAACCTTACGCATGGTGAAGCAATTGCTATTGGGATGGTTTGTGAGTGTTTTATGTCGGCTAAATTGTTAGGATTCCCAACCGAAAAAGTAAACGAAGTAAAAGAAATTGTTTTATCTATTTACAACAGAACAACTCTTTTAAAAGAAGATTTTTCTGCAATTATGGAATTGCTAAAACACGATAAGAAAAACGTAAACGGACAAGTAAATTTTGTTTTATTAAACGATTATCAAGACTATAAAATAGATTGTAAAGTTCCTGAAGAATTGATTGTGGAGAGTATGGAGTTTTATAATAAATAA